The following DNA comes from Miscanthus floridulus cultivar M001 chromosome 5, ASM1932011v1, whole genome shotgun sequence.
CAAGCTGTCTGGCTTCGGTCTTGTCTGTAGGgtgctctcctcgaacgaggcaatcaaggaatgggacccACCAGTctatgccctggttggcctcaggAGGCTCTATGTCTACTTCCATAACCTCAGGCTCGGTTGAAGGGGTCTCGGCAAtagaggcggcctcgagccctgcggtgagcttgaccggtgggccctctcccGCTGCCGAGACGTGgttgatggaaggcttgtggaggtctctggcaaagatgttcgggggaccagagcccgtgccgacgccatctttgctagttcatccATGGCCTTGTTGTATTTCCAcgtgatgtggttgagtttgagaccgtcaaacttgtcttctaggcaatgtaccaacttgcagtatgccttcattttggggtcaaggcagtttgactccttcatgacttgatcgacgataaGTTGCGAGTCGCCCTAGACATCGAGacaccgtactccaagttcgatggcgatctgcaagccattgatgagagcttcgtactcggctgtgttgttggaggcggcgaagtggagccaaaccatatagcgcatgtgtactctgaggggtgagatgaagagcagacttgcgcttgccctggtcttcatcagggacccgttgaagtacatggtctagcactccatctgaatttgagcaggtggcagttgggtgtcggtccactcagccacaaaatcggccaagacctgagatttaatCGCTTTCTgaggcacaaaagtcaaggcttcccccatgagttcgacggcccacttggctattctacccgaggcctcccagttatggattatctctcctaaggggaaagatgacaccacggttactgggtgggactcgaagtagtgacgcagcttgtgccgagccaagactacggcatagatcagcttctagatgtgggggtagcgcattttggtcttggagagcacttcgctgatgaagtaaataggtcgttggatgggtagagcgtgcccctcttcctgcctctccactaccacggccacgctgaccacttgggtcgttgcggcgacatagagtaagagggcctcatccctagctggcggtaccaggacaggagcattggtgagcagtgccttgagcttggcgagggcttctttggcctcgggggcccaagaaaagcgtttggattttctcaagaggcggtatagaggcaagcctttttttgccaaggcgtgagatgaagcggctcagggccataaggcatcccatgaccctctgcactcccttgaggtctcagattggtcccatgctggtcacagccaagaccttctctgggttggcctcgatgccgcgttctgagactatgaatcccaagagcatgcctcgagggaccctaaacacacacttctcagggttgagcttgatgcccttctctctaaggcatttgaaggctatctccaggtcgtcgacgagatccctggcctttctggacttgaccatgatgtcatccacataggcctcgatggttcgctcgatgtgctcgccaaagacctaggtcatgcaccgctggtatgtggcccctatgtttctaaggccgaaaggcatagtcacatagcagtacatgccgaatggtgtgataaaagaagttgtgagctggtcggaccctttcatcttgatttgatagtAATCGGAATAtgcatcgaggaaagacagggtctcgcatcccgcagtggagtcaacgatttgatcgattcgaggtaatgggaaggggactttcggacaggctttattcaaaccggtgtaatctatacacatcctccacttcccatttttcttcttgactaacatagggttagctagccactctggatgggatacctCCTTGATAAATCTGGCCGCCaaaagtttctgcacctcctcgccaatagtcttgcgcttttcctcgttgaatcagcacaggcgctgcttcaccggtctagagccggcccgaatgtccaaggcatgctcggcgacctccctcggtatgcccagcatgtccgagggactccatgcgaacatatcagcATTCGcgcagagaaagtcgacgagcatggcttcctatttgatgtcgagggtggcgctgatccttagcgcccggtcgtcggggcaggcaggGTCGACTGGGATGAGCTTGACAGCCTTCGTGGGCTCGAACATCCcgacgcgacgcttggagtcaggcaccttgcTACCGAGCCGGTCAAGGTTggtgatgagggtctcggcctccatgagagcctcggcatactcgatgcactcgacgtcgcagtcgtgtGCATGCTCGTACATGGATTCAATCATGATGATGCcattgggacccggcatcttgagtttgaggtaggtgtagttggggaccgccatgaacttggcgtagcacggccgccctaggatggcatggtaggttcctctaaatccaaccaccttgaaggtaaggacctccttgcggtagttggagggggtgccgaagcaaatgatctggtcgatgcgcccgaggggtcgcatgTGTTTCCCCGACACGATGCTGCGGAAAGGCGCGGCGTCACCCTAGAGCTGCGAccggtcgagctctaggagctccagggtgttggcgtagaggatgttgagaccactgcctctgtccatcaacaccttggtgagtcgggtgttgccaatgatcgTGTCAACAATGAGTGGGTACTGCCTAGGATTTGGAACATGGTAGGgatggtcatcccgatcaaaggtgatcgcctcccaaggccagtcgaggtatcggggagtggccaccttaaccgagaagacctcccagcattccctctttcgctggcgcaccGTGAGGCATgctgagggtccgccaaagataatgaaggcgttgtgcacctcggggaacccgtcgtccttgtcgtcgtctcGGTTGCTAGCGTgcctcttcttggcatcgtcgtcggggagcccgagcttggcatagAAACGCtagagcatggtgcaatcctcgaggcatgcctcaccgggccctggtggtaagggtagggcttcttcaacatgtcatcgaagagcccagggcccctggggcctcagggattcttgcgctctgctTCCCCCAGCGACTAGATCGGActtgaggacctcctgcttcccctggcgaccctttttctttttcttggggaggtggctatcgtagaaccgaccaatttataagagtacaagtacaatggcagcccgtaagcggtcacactgtcatacttgaacccatataaacccggtagtccatcgagtaccacgacgggtctcgataaacgattacaacaaccaagatggtacaggattcaacatacatgccacatattacataaagttcatagatacattttcatcattagagtatgaataaaagttattacaaaccgagtttgatagataaagcggaagcaattaagttcaaaaataaagtttccaacatagtttgatacagtgccaagtaggatcacggtccataaAAGCatagatagggattaataaagaagcctgcccaaggcttactcctcatccacagcgggatagaagcaactcttgcaataaccatgatacacagtgccatctgcaacaatgggaaataaaaccctaagtacgagaaggtactcagctagacttatccgtcataaaccagaaataaaatgactctaaggattatgcaaggctgtataagtggagatagcttgacaacattttgcataaaagcaattgacttagttgtacaattatgattcatttattaagttaattataactatctatctctagattagcagctatcctgtgccaaacatgtggtatctcaatttaaaagcatacaatagtaaccatagcaggtattgtaattccatattcattcgaaccatcatgttccataacatagttactacgatgttgggactagccaagtttctcactatccgggagagttggcgattcgaatcgatttcaaccagctgggaat
Coding sequences within:
- the LOC136455125 gene encoding uncharacterized protein; protein product: MAVPNYTYLKLKMPGPNGIIMIESMYEHAHDCDVECIEYAEALMEAETLITNLDRLGSKVPDSKRRVGMFEPTKAVKLIPVDPACPDDRALRISATLDIK